In Erigeron canadensis isolate Cc75 chromosome 1, C_canadensis_v1, whole genome shotgun sequence, a single window of DNA contains:
- the LOC122597252 gene encoding extracellular ribonuclease LE-like has protein sequence MPFNNSVLLSIIKILTLQSLLVLSASQDFDFFYFVQQWPGSYCDTKQGCCYPKSGKPAADFGIHGLWPNRNDGSYPSNCDPSNPFDASKISDLTRQMQSDWPTLSCPSNDGLTFWGREWDKHGTCSESVLDQHDYFSTALNLKTEIDLLKALQSAGIEPNGSSYSLSSIKDAIKGSSGYTPWIECNNDSSSNSQLYQIYLCVDSTASGYIECPVFPNGSCGSSIEFPSF, from the exons ATGCCTTTTAACAATAGTGTTTTGCTGTCGATTATCAAAATCTTGACTCTTCAGTCTTTATTAGTACTCTCTGCTTCACAAGATTTCGATTTCTTCTACTTTGTCCAACAG TGGCCGGGATCGTATTGTGACACAAAACAAGGTTGTTGCTACCCGAAATCAGGAAAGCCGGCAGCAGATTTCGGGATTCATGGACTTTGGCCTAATCGAAACGATGGTTCCTATCCCTCCAACTGTGACCCTAGCAACCCTTTTGATGCATCCAAG ATTTCGGACCTTACTAGACAAATGCAGTCGGATTGGCCAACGTTATCATGCCCAAGCAACGACGGGTTAACATTTTGGGGTCGCGAGTGGGACAAGCATGGCACGTGCTCAGAATCTGTACTTGACCAACACGACTATTTCTCAACCGCTCTTAACCTTAAAACCGAAATAGATCTTCTTAAAGCTCTCCAAAGCGCAg GGATTGAACCAAACGGGTCAAGTTACAGTTTGAGTAGCATTAAGGACGCAATCAAAGGGTCAAGTGGGTACACTCCATGGATCGAGTGCAACAATGATTCGTCCAGTAATAGTCAGTTGTACCAAATCTATCTGTGTGTCGACTCAACGGCTTCAGGCTATATTGAATGTCCTGTCTTTCCAAATGGAAGTTGTGGTTCCTCAATCGAGTTTCCTTCGTTCTGA
- the LOC122584712 gene encoding beta-1,3-galactosyltransferase GALT1: protein MKKWYIYVLSVSLLTLAVFGYFVMKNPIRESYISPSTYYNTTNPLEWINSGAPPVHNPGSDSQVVSADEIVSTLFTQRNISFEEKQPLHTWNHLRHLISHDRVLPNTVEAIKDAGIAWNNLMTSVEDEKRNMNRSSGDRKKEKQCPHFLSNMNAAELNDTGYKLRVPCGLTQGSSVTFIGIPSGLLGNFRVDLTGEPLPGEPDPPVILHYNVRLHGDKITEEPVIVQNTWTIGHDWGEEERCPHPEPEKNKKVDELDQCSEKVGKVINGSKSRTYFPFKQGYLSVATLRVGSEGIQMTVDGKHITSFAFRETLEPWLVSEVRISGDLKLVSVVASGLPTSEDSDHIIDLESLKSPPVPLRKKIKLLIGVFSTANNFKRRMAVRRTWMQYSAVKSGEVAVRFFVGLHKNRVVNEELWNEAKTYGDIQLMPFVDYYSLISWKTIAICIFGTEVISAKYVMKTDDDAFVRVDEILLSLHRVNVSHGLLYGLINSDSQPHRNPDSKWYISPEEWPEERYPPWAHGPGYVVTSDIAKAVNNKHKQGHLKMFKLEDVAMGIWIADLKKNGLEVRYEREERVYNEGCKDGYIVAHYQGPREMLCLWQKLQEGNQAFCCGN, encoded by the exons ATGAAGAAATGGTACATCTATGTCTTATCTGTATCTTTGTTAACATTGGCTGTATTCGGGTACTTTGTTATGAAAAACCCAATTAGAGAATCATATATCTCACCATCTACATACTACAACACAACAAACCCTCTAGAATGGATAAACTCTGGTGCACCCCCTGTTCATAATCCAGGAAGTGACTCTCAAGTTGTATCGGCTGATGAGATAGTATCTACCCTTTTCACTCAAAGAAACATCTCTTTTGAAGAGAAACAACCATTGCATACATGGAACCATTTAAGACATTTAATTAGTCATGATCGGGTTCTTCCTAACACAGTAGAGGCCATCAAGGATGCTGGCATTGCATGGAATAATCTTATGACTTCAGTTGAAGACGAGAAACGTAACATGAATAGGAGTTCAGGTGacaggaaaaaagaaaaacagtgTCCTCATTTTCTTAGTAACATGAATGCCGCGGAGCTTAATGATACTGGATATAAGTTGAGAGTTCCTTGTGGTCTAACTCAGGGTTCATCGGTTACATTTATTGGTATTCCGAGTGGTCTTCTTGGTAACTTTAGAGTTGACTTGACCGGCGAGCCTCTTCCGGGTGAACCAGATCCTCCTGTAATATTGCACTACAACGTCAGGCTCCATGGTGACAAAATAACTGAAGAGCCTGTAATTGTCCAAAATACTTGGACAATCGGTCATGATTGGGGTGAAGAGGAACGTTGTCCACATCCGGAGCCTGAAAAGAATAAGAAAG TGGATGAATTAGACCAGTGCAGTGAGAAGGTGGGCAAAGttataaatgggtcaaagtCAAGAACGTATTTCCCTTTTAAGCAAGGCTATCTTTCAGTAGCAACTCTACGGGTTGGATCAGAAGGCATACAGATGACAGTTGACGGGAAACACATAACATCTTTTGCTTTTCGAGAa ACTTTGGAGCCATGGCTTGTTAGTGAAGTAAGGATCTCAGGAGACTTAAAACTGGTATCGGTTGTAGCCAGTGGTTTGCCCACTTCTGAAGATTCAGATCATATAATCGACTTAGAATCTCTTAAATCAcctccagttcctctcagaaaGAAGATTAAACTGTTAATTGGTGTCTTCTCGACTGCAAACAATTTCAAACGCCGTATGGCTGTTCGAAGAACATGGATGCAATATTCTGCAGTGAAGTCAGGAGAAGTAGCAGTCCGGTTTTTTGTTGGATTG CATAAGAATCGAGTGGTGAATGAGGAACTCTGGAATGAGGCGAAGACTTATGGTGATATACAGTTAATGCCTTTTGTTGACTATTACAGTCTTATATCTTGGAAGACTATTGCCATCTGTATATTCGGG ACAGAAGTTATCTCGGCCAAATATGTCATGAAAACAGATGATGATGCATTTGTTCGTGTTGATGAAATTTTGCTCTCTTTACACCGAGTCAATGTAAGTCATGGATTGCTTTACGGCTTAATCAATTCAGATTCTCAACCTCACCGGAATCCAGACAGCAAGTGGTATATCAGTCCTGAG GAATGGCCAGAAGAAAGATACCCTCCGTGGGCACATGGTCCTGGGTATGTCGTAACTAGCGACATAGCAAAGGCAGTTAACAATAAACACAAACAAGGGCACCTGAAG ATGTTTAAGCTGGAAGATGTAGCAATGGGAATCTGGATTGCCGATTTAAAAAAGAACGGTTTAGAAGTAAGATATGAACGAGAAGAACGAGTGTATAACGAAGGTTGCAAAGACGGTTACATCGTTGCACACTATCAGGGACCTCGAGAAATGCTCTGTTTATGGCAGAAGCTTCAAGAAGGCAACCAAGCCTTCTGTTGCGGTAATTAA
- the LOC122585403 gene encoding E3 ubiquitin-protein ligase MPSR1: protein MSSEAAAIAFFNHLMSMPFFRDVVGADSGSGPSDRLFIINPVTRSMIVVAGADFEYFDEKKGEPPASKAEIEGLKTIDVKSCQDVESLGGECVICMEEYKVGDVAKEMPCQHKFHGECVDKWLKIHGTCPVCRLKVGSGDDVDEKSDDVDGNSDDVESERVVRREIWLDFISPRRSNDDDGEGSDEEY, encoded by the coding sequence ATGTCTTCAGAAGCTGCAGCAATCGCCTTTTTCAACCATTTGATGTCGATGCCGTTTTTCAGGGATGTAGTCGGGGCGGATTCTGGATCCGGTCCATCGGATCGTCTCTTCATAATCAACCCAGTGACGCGATCGATGATTGTGGTGGCAGGTGCGgattttgaatattttgatGAGAAAAAAGGTGAACCGCCGGCGAGTAAGGCGGAGATTGAAGGTTTGAAAACAATTGATGTGAAAAGCTGTCAAGATGTTGAAAGTTTAGGGGGTGAATGTGTAATATGTATGGAGGAGTATAAGGTAGGTGACGTGGCGAAGGAGATGCCATGTCAGCATAAGTTTCATGGTGAGTGTGTTGATAAGTGGTTGAAGATCCATGGCACTTGTCCTGTTTGTAGGTTGAAGGTTGGGAGTGGTGATGACGTGGATGAGAAGAGTGATGACGTGGATGGGAATAGTGATGACGTGGAAAGTGAAAGGGTGGTTCGGAGGGAGATTTGGTTGGATTTTATTTCACCGAGGAGGagtaatgatgatgatggtgaggGGTCAGATGAAGAATATTGA
- the LOC122597242 gene encoding extracellular ribonuclease LE-like, giving the protein MKMMMMISNNNNALLLIKLLTLHSLLVLAASQDFDFFYFVQQWPGSYCDTKQSCCYPSTGKPASDFGIHGLWPNRNDGSYPSNCDSTNPFDVSKISDLTSHMQSEWPTLSCPSNNGLAFWGHEWDKHGTCSESVLNQHDYFATTLSLKNQIDLLQALKSAGVQPNGQKYTLSSIKSAIQGASGFTPWIECNNDTSGNSQLYQIYLCVDSSASRFIQCPVFPKGSCGSSIEFPKF; this is encoded by the exons atgaagatgatgatgatgatatccAACAATAATAATGCTTTGTTGTTGATCAAGCTCTTGACCCTGCATTCTCTACTAGTCCTCGCTGCTTCGCAAGATTTCGACTTCTTCTATTTTGTTCAACAG TGGCCAGGATCGTATTGTGACACGAAACAAAGTTGCTGCTACCCAAGTACTGGAAAGCCGGCATCAGATTTTGGAATTCATGGGCTTTGGCCCAATAGAAACGATGGTTCCTATCCCTCCAATTGTGACTCTACCAATCCTTTCGATGTGTCCAAG ATTTCAGACCTTACTAGTCATATGCAATCAGAGTGGCCAACATTATCGTGCCCAAGCAACAACGGGTTAGCATTTTGGGGTCATGAGTGGGACAAGCACGGGACTTGCTCTGAATCTGTACTCAACCAACATGATTATTTCGCCACCACCCTTAGCCTCAAGAACCAAATTGATCTCTTACAGGCCCTCAAAAGCGCCG GAGTACAACCAAATGGGCAAAAGTATACTCTGAGTAGCATAAAGAGCGCGATTCAAGGGGCGAGTGGTTTCACCCCATGGATCGAGTGCAACAATGACACGTCGGGTAATAGTCAATTGTATCAAATCTACTTGTGTGTCGACTCATCAGCTTCGAGGTTTATACAATGTCCTGTGTTTCCAAAAGGAAGTTGTGGCTCCTCCATCGAATTTCCTAAGTTCTAA
- the LOC122609413 gene encoding sphinganine C4-monooxygenase 1-like, translating to MEMSMSDEFLGTVAPLVVYWVYSGFYMLFFGSGEKYRLHTKKDEDEKNLVSKSTVVKGVLLQQAIQAVVAIILFTVTGEDANSATGKQHSLFDLGRQLLTAMVVLDTWQYFMHRYMHQNKFLYRHLHSQHHRLVVPYAFGALYNHPLEGLLMDTVGGALAFLLSGMSPRFSIFFFSFATIKTVDDHCGLWLPWNLFQILFTNNSAYHDVHHQLYGTKFNYSQPFFAVWDKILGTHMPFSLEKREAGGFQVRPIKVVKDN from the exons atggaGATGAGTATGTCAGATGAGTTTCTGGGGACGGTGGCCCCTTTAGTTGTATACTGGGTGTATTCGGGAttttatatgttgttttttgGATCGGGCGAGAAATATCGATTGCACACTAAAAAAGACGAAGACGAGAAGAATCTGGTCTCCAAATCTACTGTTGTGAAAGGCGTCCTCCTTCAGCAGGCCATTCAGGCTGTGGTGGCCATCATCCTCTTCACT GTGACAGGTGAGGATGCAAATAGTGCCACCGGTAAACAGCACTCTCTATTTGATCTCGGCAGACAGTTGTTGACAGCTATGGTGGTTTTAGATACTTGGCAGTATTTTATGCATCGCTACATGCATCAAAACAAGTTCCTGTACCGCCATCTCCATTCTCAGCATCACCGCCTGGTCGTCCCGTATGCTTTTGGAGCTCTTTACAACCATCCGTTGGAGGGGCTCTTAATGGACACCGTTGGCGGAGCTTTGGCTTTTCTTCTCTCAGGCATGTCCCCTCGATTCTCTATCTTCTTTTTCTCCTTTGCTACCATCAAAACCGTCGATGATCATTGCGGGTTATGGCTTCCCTGGAATCTTTTCCAAATCTTGTTCACAAACAATTCCGCATACCATGATGTACACCACCAGCTTTATGGCACCAAATTTAATTACTCCCAGCCTTTCTTTGCTGTGTGGGATAAAATTCTTGGGACTCATATGCCCTTTTCACTTGAAAAGCGAGAGGCCGGCGGTTTTCAAGTAAGACCTATTAAAGTTGTCAAGGATAATTGA
- the LOC122584713 gene encoding protein DMP9-like has protein sequence MDQPDETGVRIYTTSPQTNTNPPLPRSQSAPSQANATPNLGRRKRFQRTLSKGVQKTLSKTSMLVNFLPTGTLLTFEMVLPSIYGKGQCSTVATLMINMLLGICTFSCFFFHFTDSFKGPDGKVYYGFVTPSGLKVFKPTLNIEVPKDDRYKVGLSDFVHAMMSSMVFMAIAFSDHRVTDCLFPGHAKEMDEVMQSFPLMVGIVCSGLFLVFPNTRYGIGCLSA, from the coding sequence ATGGATCAACCGGATGAAACAGGCGTCAGAATCTACACAACCTCCCCACAAACCAACACTAATCCGCCATTGCCACGCTCCCAATCAGCACCATCTCAAGCAAACGCCACCCCCAACTTAGGCAGGCGGAAGAGATTTCAAAGGACACTCTCGAAAGGGGTCCAAAAAACGCTCTCCAAAACCTCGATGCTCGTAAACTTCCTCCCAACCGGAACTCTTCTCACATTCGAAATGGTCCTCCCTTCCATTTATGGCAAAGGCCAATGCTCCACTGTGGCAACCCTCATGATCAACATGCTTCTTGGCATTTGCACATTTTCGTgcttcttcttccacttcactgACAGTTTCAAAGGGCCTGATGGGAAGGTGTATTACGGGTTTGTGACACCATCGGGTTTGAAAGTGTTTAAACCAACTTTAAACATTGAAGTGCCAAAAGATGATCGGTATAAAGTTGGGTTATCAGATTTCGTACATGCGATGATGTCTTCAATGGTTTTTATGGCAATCGCATTCTCAGATCATCGGGTTACTGATTGTTTATTTCCAGGTCAcgcaaaggagatggatgaagTGATGCAGAGTTTCCCTTTGATGGTTGGAATAGTTTGCAGCGGTTTGTTTCTTGTTTTTCCTAATACTCGTTATGGTATTGGATGTCTGTCGGCATAA